In Hoeflea sp. IMCC20628, the DNA window CAAATCGCGCGCGCTCAATGAAGGAGAGATTGCGCCGTTCGGCATTTTCCCGGCCCTGCGCCAGTGTCAGCTCGATGTCCGTGAGCGGTTTGACCAGAGCCGATACCTGTAGACCCAGCTCTGCGGCTGCGGCCAGCCGGCGATGACCATAGGCCAGCTGATACCAGCCCGCAGCGGCCTTATCAGCGTCCGGGTGCGGTCGCACCAGCACCGGCACCTGCTGGCCATCGTTACGGATGCTTTCTATCAGTGCATCAAAATCGGGATCATCCGCCCGTCCGCGGGTCAACCGGTCGGCAATAGGGGCGGCAACAATGTGCCCCGGATCCAGCTCAACCAGATGCGCGCCGTCGGCAATCAACGCCCGTAAGCTGCGCGCATCTTCCGCCTCCCGCTGAAGATCGCCCAGGGCAAGGCCCATGGCCTTGACGGCCCCGGAACTGGTGCGCGGCGCTGGCTGCCCTATTTGCGATTGGTCGCCGCCCAAAGCGGCGGCCAGGTCTGTTTCCACTGCATTCGCATCTGAAGGCACCATAGGTAAGGCGTGATGTGCGTCTGCCGAACCGGGATTCGGTTTGGTCTCGAAAATCGAGCGGAGCTGATCCTTGCGTTTGCTCATCTCATATCCTCAATCTGATACCGGCTCATGGTGCATTGTGTTTGGCCGAAGCCAACCCAAGCCAACATGAGACAGAATCAAAGCATGGTGAAAAAGCTTTCGCAAATATATTTGCGCGGCCATTGATCCGAACCAATCGGGCAAAATCTGGAGAAACCAAATTCATACCGCCCTCCCCCAGGCTTTAAGCAACAGGGCTTCCACTTCCGAGTTGACAGCTGTCAACGATTCCATCGCCCGGTCATAAGTGGCGCGGGTAAAATTCTCCCGCCCGACCTCGTAAAGCGTCTGTTTCGTCAGCCCGGCATCGGAAATTGCAGTGGACTTGACCATCGGCGCTGTCAGCACCCGGTCGCCAAACTGACCACGCAAGAAAGCCGTGATCTGGGTCTGAGGCCCATCATTTGGCTCGTAGCGGGTGACGAGATAGCGTAGAAAATCAAAATTCAGCTCCCCGCCGGCATCGCGCACCACTGCCAGCAAATCAGACGTCATGAACAAAAATTGGCTCATCGACGCAACATCCAGCATTTGCGGATGCACGGTGACCAAAACCGACGTGGCCGCACAGAGCGCGCCGAGGGTTAAGAACCCAAGCTGCGGTGGACAGTCGATCACCACCACATCGTAATCGTCAGCTACTTGGCTGAGTGCCGACTGAACGCGGGCAAAAAACATGTCACCCGCATCGCCACCTGCTCGGCCGGCCTGCCTGTCGGCAAGATGTTGCGGTGTCATATGCTCAAACTCTTGCAGCTCGAGATTGCCCGGCACCAGATCCAAACCGTCAACATAGGTTTTGCGAATGACCGAGGCCATCGGCACACGTTCTTCATCATAGCGGATCGCACCAAACAAGGTATCAT includes these proteins:
- the repB gene encoding plasmid partitioning protein RepB; its protein translation is MSKRKDQLRSIFETKPNPGSADAHHALPMVPSDANAVETDLAAALGGDQSQIGQPAPRTSSGAVKAMGLALGDLQREAEDARSLRALIADGAHLVELDPGHIVAAPIADRLTRGRADDPDFDALIESIRNDGQQVPVLVRPHPDADKAAAGWYQLAYGHRRLAAAAELGLQVSALVKPLTDIELTLAQGRENAERRNLSFIERARFASLLIAAEHDRSTVMAALGVDKTELSRLVQVSERIPPDVIASIGPAPKTGRPRWMALAGLFLSASDEAKAREEAGLAMFRDAPSDSRFQMMFARLSKRETVKAPPAERIVADKDGVKLCALRLKSGKANLEFNEKAAPGLADWLADQLPELVEKFRQSRQQT
- the repA gene encoding plasmid partitioning protein RepA; this translates as MNEQAKILSEKLGKSHLLPADQQIAADAKMLSEQLSAMRLRLFPPLSQKQMRSFTSGEAAKLIGVSDGYLRQLSISGDGPQPETGAGGRRLYSLADINALRRHLAAPGGSKARTYIKQRRPEEGEHLQVIAITNFKGGSGKTTTSAHLAQHLALEGYRVLAIDLDPQASLSALFGYQPELDLKGNDTLFGAIRYDEERVPMASVIRKTYVDGLDLVPGNLELQEFEHMTPQHLADRQAGRAGGDAGDMFFARVQSALSQVADDYDVVVIDCPPQLGFLTLGALCAATSVLVTVHPQMLDVASMSQFLFMTSDLLAVVRDAGGELNFDFLRYLVTRYEPNDGPQTQITAFLRGQFGDRVLTAPMVKSTAISDAGLTKQTLYEVGRENFTRATYDRAMESLTAVNSEVEALLLKAWGRAV